A stretch of Babesia bigemina genome assembly Bbig001, chromosome : III DNA encodes these proteins:
- a CDS encoding REPLICATION FACTOR C / DNA POLYMERASE III GAMMA-TAU SUBUNIT, putative, whose protein sequence is MKKNAPWVEKYRPAKLADVVFQTHAVATMQQIVETFNMPHMIFHGPPGTGKTSAALAMARQIYGVEGMKERVLELNASDERGISVVRERIKTYTRLNISNNRINPETGRVMPNFKIIILDEADMITPDAQAALRRVIENFSNISRFILICNYLHKIIGPIYSRCSAFHFKPIVQEAQVERLRFICQSEQLECDDAALDFLTRVSQGDMRRSVTLLQSTASLYSKVTEDAVRNVSGYPPRHIVEDIFTACMAPTNEVEAICKQIVHDGWEIAAIFQQLAEYVVNCETLSDVQKAMITIELSGRDFALLQGGLQYFQLASICFHIRSVIANGGQRASA, encoded by the exons ATGAAGAAAAACGCGCCCTGGGTTGAGAAGTACCGTCCAGCGAAGCTGGCGGACGTTGTCTTCCAGACCCATGCCGTGGCGACTATGCAGCAGATCGTCGAGACCTTCAAC ATGCCACACATGATCTTCCATGGCCCTCCTGGAACGGGGAAGACATCGGCTGCACTGGCCATGGCGCGTCAGATCTACGG CGTCGAAGGGATGAAAGAGCGCGTTCTGGAGCTGAACGCGTCGGACGAGCGCG GCATCAGCGTTGTTCGGGAGCGTATTAAGACCTACACCCGTCTGAACATTTCAAACAATCGCATTAACCCAGAGACCGGGAG GGTGATGCCTAACTTCAAGATTATCATCTTGGACGAAGCCGACATGATCACCCCGGATGCGCAGGCTGCGCTGAGGCGTGTTATCGAGAACTTCTCGAACATATCGCGGTTCATATTGATATGCAACTACCTCCACAAGATCATCGGGCCCATATACAGCCGTTGCTCGGCTTTCCACTTCAAGCCCATCGTACAGGAAGCTCAAGTGGAGCGGCTCAGGTTCATCTGCCAGTCTGAGCAGCTGGAGTGCGACGACGCGGCGCTGGACTTCCTCACGCGCGTATCGCAGGGTGATATGCGTCGCAGTGTAACACTGCTTCAG TCAACGGCTAGCCTCTACAGCAAGGTCACGGAGGACGCCGTTCGCAATGTGTCCGGCTACCCGCCCCGCCACATCGTAGAAGACATCTTCACCGCGTGTATGGCGCCGACTAACGAG GTGGAGGCCATCTGCAAGCAGATAGTCCACGACGGCTGGGAAATAGCTGCCATCTTCCAACAG CTCGCCGAATACGTCGTGAACTGCGAGACATTGAGCGATGTCCAAAAGGCCATGATCACAATCGAGTTGTCGGGCAGGGATTTTGCGCTTCTGCAAG GCGGTCTGCAATACTTTCAGCTAGCATCTATCTGCTTCCACATCCGATCCGTCATTGCCAACGGCGGTCAGCGCGCGTCAGCGTGA